The Lathyrus oleraceus cultivar Zhongwan6 chromosome 5, CAAS_Psat_ZW6_1.0, whole genome shotgun sequence genome includes the window atatatatatataatgctCTTGTCCctaaattttaattttttagaGAATAATTTGAATAGTCTATCATCCTAAAATAAATGTTATATATAAAGAAATATATATGTGTTTTATAATACTAATTAAcaatatgattttttttatttttatatttcaaTTGTCTCATATAATTAATATTGtaatttattatttttcattttatattAATACTAATTCGAATATATGAATAGTAGataaaaattatttattaaatttatattttctatcttttttatttattatactTTGTAAATTCGTATAAAAATATCAAATACATTGTTTATCTTAAGACGAAggaaaaatttcaaaatttaaCAGTTGTATAACCGATTTTCAATTATCACAATTTTTGGTTTCTCACTAGTGGAAACTCTATTTAAATGCATTCGAAGTTTCATGCAGTCATGCAGTTACATGCAGTAACGTAATAATGCGTTGTTAGTTGTCCGATCAAATTGGATGGTCTTCGATTAAATTGAACAGTTGTAATTcaagaaaaatatttttttaaatcattaaatgaaaatcattttttaaattgTTTGATTAAAGTTGGATGATTCAAATATGGTGATTGTGTAAAAAATACGATTGCATGGAATTTATTTTCCACATACGGTCAGCAATCTTAGAGAATATGAGAAAGTAGCTCAATCATAAAATTTAACGGTTGTATAACCGATTTTCAATTATCACAATTTTTGGTTTCTCACTAGTGGAAACTCGATTTAAATACATTCGAAGTTTCATGCAGTCATGCAGTTACATGCAGTAACGTAGTAATGTGTTGTTAGTTGTCCGATCAAATTGGATGGTCTTCGATTAAATTGAACGGTTGTAATTcaagaaaaatatttttttaaatcattaaatgaaaatcattttttaaattgTTTGATTAAAGTTGGATGATTCAAATATGGTGATTGTGTAAAAAATACAATTGCATggaatttaatttccatatcgTTTGTACTTTGAATCAAGAAGAAGCTTGTCTCCATTTTCAAGTTCAATTTAATTCAAGTTTCATTTTACGTAATTTCAGATTTTTTACCGCTTTTAATATTTGTATGCTTTATTGCTTTTCATTACCTGTATGCCATGATATTCTCAGTTTTAAATACTTTAATCATGTTGCTTTCAATTAATACCATGCCTTGCTAAATTATCTTGAGTCCGACATATGAGGACCGTCGTTATCGACTGGACTCGGTAGAAATAATAGGCGCGATTATATGATTTAATTATGTTCTGGATTTAGTTTACAAATatatattttattgttttgacATGATAGTGTAGAACAAATCAAGGTTCAGTCTAATAGCGTGAGAGTGTGAGGAAGGAATCAGATAGTGGAAACTAGGCATCGATCCTAAAAACAACGAGAGCGCTTTAGGCATCGTTTAAGATCTCGTTTACTTTCAAAATACGATTTCTAATTAGAACAGGCGAGCGAGAGCAAAATCCTGTAGTTAGGAGGTGTGGTCTTTGTcgatagcgcgagagtgtgagacGGGACCTTTAAGTCGTTATTTTCTACATAACGTAATAGAGTCGTATTTAGTGCCCGAATTTTACCTAAGCCCTTAGGAACACAGAATCCATATTTCAGACTCGTTTTTATCATAACTTTTAAACCTTTAGAAATTAGTATTTTTATTCATGTTCATAACATTATAACCTTTAGCCTTAGCTTTGCATTGCAACAATATATAACATGAGTTTGACTATTAGTTTatgtgggttcgataatcttttaaGACTATATGATAGAGTGTGCACTTGCAGTCATCATCCGACAGACACGTCTGAACGCGATCAATTGGTAAAGAGTTTTTATGGTTTAAGATAATCACCTCACCAATGGTATCAAAAGTTCAACTCAGTGATGATTAAACATGGATACAAGATGACCAAAGCCGATCATTTTATCTTTTTCCGGGATTCCTCCAAAGGTGATTTCATTATTCTCttgctttatgtggatgatatgttAATTGTTGGAAAGGATATTTCAATAATTAAAGAGTTGAAAAACACTTTGAGTGAATCTTTTTCTATGAAGGATTTAGGAGAGGCTAGGAAAATTCTTGGTATTTAAATTGTTTGAGATCTAAATGAGAAGAAGTTGTACTTGTCACAAGAAATGTATGTGGAGAAAGTCCTTTGGCGTTTTAGTATGGATAAGGATAAAGAAATGAGCattccatttgtttctcatttcAAGTTTAGTCATAAAAACTATGTCCATATACAAATGAAGAAAAGTTGAGTATGAAGAATATTCCATACTCGTCGTCCGTTGATAGTTTGATGTTTTTTTTATGGTTTGTACAATACCCCACATTTCCCATGTCGTGGTAATGATGAGTCATTATCTCTTAAATCTGGAAAAAGATCATTGTGAGGTTGTAAAGTTGGTGATGAGATATTTGTGTGGCTCGTCGTATTTGAAGCTAACCTTGGGATGCAAGATGCCTATATTGGTTGGGTATACATATTCGGATCTAGCCTAAAGCTTATATGATCGAAAATCTACTTCGGGGTATATGGTGACTTTTAACGGGGGAGTCGTGGCTTGGCAATCAAAGTTGTGAAAGTGTGTTACACTTTCTACTACAAAATTCGATTTTCTAGTTGTCATTGAAACGTCAAAAGAGTTGTTATGGTTGAGGAAATTTTCAATGGAACTTGGTATGAAACAAGAAAGGTATGTCTTATTTTATGATAATTAAAGTGTCACTCACTTATCGGAGAATTCCTCCTTTCACTTGAGGTCGAAGCATATTGATGCTTGTTATCATTGGATTCGTGATGCATTAGATTCCAATTTGATGGAAATCAAGAAGATTCACACTGATGACAATGGTTCTTATATGTTGACGAAAGTGTTGCCTAGGGGAAATTTGAGTTTTTTCGCACGGTAGCCGGATTGGCATTTCCCTCAAACTAGTCATTTGTGGGAGTTTGTTGGTTTATCCCTTCTATTTATAGTGGCCTTAACGAATGTGAGTTAGTAGTTCATTCGTGTGTAAGCCTTTTTTATCATCCAACAAAGAGGAATAAGGCTAATATGTGAaaaacaacaaaagaaaaaaaaaagaggaaagTGAAAATTCCAGTAGCCACACCAATTCCCGCAGCCTGGTTTCAACTGCGGCCAGTCGCACAAAATCATTATTTGCGCATAACTGAACTGTTGGATCATCCCGAAATTTTAGCATAGTGTTCATCACTCATAGGAGTACATTATGAATGGTGGAGACCAGACTCTGAGCTTTCGAAGTCTGTTTGCCGAGTACATTTGTGAGGTGTGAATTTCTTGGTGTTTTTGGCTTATTTATCTCTCTTGATTCTTGTTGTATTCCAAGATTGATTGTAGATCTTGATGATGTTTATGTATTCCTCTAAATAGTTTTATAGAAAACCTCGTTTGTATCAATTGTTGATTATATTTGAGATATTAAGTGGCTTACATGTCCTGTGGTTTTTTACTCCTAGCTAATAGAGATTTTTTCGCGCTAAAattgtgtttgttgtttggtGTTATTTTTGTTGATTGTCGTTGAATTTGGTATTCGGAGTGAGATTTTATTGTTGAATTATTCTCTTGTGTTTGTGGTTTCCTACCAACAATATATTCAGTAAGGGGTTGGAAACACTCAAACCACATACAATATAATAATTCTTCTTCTAGGACATTGTCGAACGAACAACATGATAGTTGCAATGTCCAAGTAATAAAATTATCAATATCATAAACAATAACataccttaaacaacatacaacttttatgaaAAATATAGATATTTTATCAACAAGAACATATTTTAAATAGCATACAACATAAAGtcaacaaaaataaaaatcatcaacaacatagaacttttatcaacaacaacatactTTAAACAACATATAATATAAAACTTTTATTAATAACAACATACAACATAGctcaacaaaaacaaaatgaTCAACAACATATTGATTTTATCAAAAGCAACATACtttaaacaacatacaacatagctcaataaaaacaaaatcatcaacaacatagAATTTTTATCAACAAAAATATATCATAAACAACAAACAACATAGCTAAACTAAAACAAAACCATAAATAACATACAccttttatcaacaacaacatacaacatagctcaacaaaaacaaaatcatcaacaacatacaacttttattaTCAACAAACACGTGAAGAGGAAATGAAAGGGTAGAAACGCTTACGTACATGAAATGTGAAGAGGAAGTGAAAGAAATATGTCTTGTGTAACACATTTGCTTGGTATGCAACCCTTCATGGTGGCGTGAGAGAGTGTTAGATTTTGTTAAGAGATATAGGGTTGTCTGTCTTGAAAGAGGGAAATTTTGTTTAAATATAAGTTATATTTTTTACCACAGTTGAATAAAATAATCATGATTAAATGTAAGTATATTTCAAAAAGGTTGAGACTACACGTGGTGAAagatattttaattttaatataaatattaaGATTATAAGTTACACGCCTATTTTGTGACAACAAAAAAAAGAAGAAAACTACTGGTGTTGGGATTCGGAGTCAATAACACTTAACATATCACTACAATTGTTATTATGGACCGTAGTAAAATATCTTttaattaaagaaataaaattGAAGGCACCTAATTATAAGCTATTATTTTAATTGACACGATATCTCATGTAATACATGTTACGTTAGGTGTTTTGTTTTTGTAGTAGTGAGATCTTTAATTACACTCTAAAATATTTCATTTAAGTGAGGATTTTGAAaaaaatttttttaaaaaataaataaataaccTTTAAATATTTTGGTAGAATGATTTTAATGATAAAATATATCATtaacatatatttaacttttagaatatataatatatattatatttgaACAAACCAAAAAATTCAAACTCCTcatttaatataattttttaattttttaaaattaaagaaatttTATTAATTCTTCCTTTTATTTTAAAGTCGTCTTCTTTCCTTCATTCCAAACTTTCAAACAAAATGTTAGTAATTTTATATGTATGACTTTTTaattattatttcttttaattttttattataaattattttagACTTTTTATGCATATTAAAATATCTAATTAACTTTTTATGAGAAAAAAAATTAAGAGTGACTTTACGAAGTTATTATTTATTGAAGataaatataaaaaatgaaaaaaataaagtaataagtatttaaaaatattaaaaaaaaatattaacaatTCAATGCTATTAAAAAATACATATAATTTTGTTCAATTATTTTACTTTAATTTATGAATTTAAAAATGAACTATAGGTTCACTAGTTTAATTTGATAATAAACTATTATTTTgtatttaattataattatagAATTTAATTGATTTACACTGACAGTATAAAGAGTTTTTATATCGTCAGTTAATCATAACCACTGAtatatttgatttatttttttaaaatatttaaaaagtaatataaacggatgattgtgatgtattgatagtgtaaaaaaatttacactgATAATGCATAATTATTAATCTAATTTTTAATTTGTATAAAATACGAAAAAAGTTTGAATAACATATTAAATATTAAATTCACTATTATTAGATCTTGTCATTTTTTTAAAAGTTCCATGTCTATCCGTAAGTTTGCCtcaaaaaataatattattatgCATAAGTTTTTATTAAGTCAAACGCATTTAAACTGTCTAGAAGAGACATGTGAAGACAGGTTAGGAAGGTCGTTctttaaaataataatatattcACATAATACCATTTTTCTAACTTTTGTTTTCGTAGAATAAGAAGAAAAAAAGTATTTCAACACATAAAATCTACTTTTTTTTATTCCCCTTTCCCATTAAAAAAACACACACTCATATCAGTCAAAATAATAAACTATAAATATAgagaaaaaaatatttattagagagaggagagagagagagagagagagagagagagagagagagagagagagagagagagagagagagagagagagagaggagagagagagagagagagagagagaagagagagagatagagagagagcgagagagagagagagagagagagagagagagagatagagagagagagagagagagagagagagagagagagagagagagagagagagagagagagagagagagagagagagagagagagagagaggatagagagagagagagagagagataagagagagagagagagagagagagagagagagagaggagaggaTAGAGAGAGAGATTAGatcgagagagagagagagagagagagaggaagagagagaggagaagagagagagaagagagagagagagaatagagagagagagagagagagagatatagagagatagagagagagagaggagagaagAGAGATAAGAGAAGGAGATAGAGAGAgctagagagagagagagagtcgagctattaattactatacactttcagtgtaaaaagtttttacagcgtcgattcatcaccatcacccgtttgtattacttaatagatttttaaaataaagtcaaacttcttttaatatccaacgtctataattaagtgatggtgtaaaactcttttacactgacagtgtatttcaattaatctttatatatatatatattatatattatatatatatatatatattatatatatatatataatatatatatatatatctatatatatatatatatatatatataatgctCTTGTCCCTAAATTTTAATATTTAGAGAAATAATTTGAATAGTCTATCATCCTAAAATAAATGTTATATATAGAGAAATATATATGTGTTTTATAATACTAATTAAcaatatgattttttttatttttatatttcaaTTGTCTCATATAATTAATATTGtaatttattatttttcattttatattAATACTAATTCGAATATATGAATAgtaaataaaaattatttaataaatttatattttctatcttttttatttattatattttgtAAATTCGTATAAAAATATCAAATACATTGTTTATCTTGAGACAAAGGGGAAATTTCAAAATTTAACGGTTGTATAACCGATTTTCAATTATCACAATTTTTGATTTCTCATTAGTGGAAACTCGATTTAAATGCATTTGAAGTTTCATGCAGTCATTCAGTTACATACAGTAACGTAATAATGCGTTGTTAGTTGTCCGATCAAATTGGATGGTCTTCGATTAAATTGAACGGTTGTAATTcaagaaaaatattttttaaatcattaaatgaaaatcattttttaaattgTTTGATTAAAGTTGGATGATTCAAATATGGTGATTGTGTAAAAAATACGATTGCATGGAATTTATTTTCCACATACGGTCAGCAATCTTAGAGAATATGAGAAAGTAGCTCAATCATAAAATTTTCTTGTTTACTCACTAATgttaaaactaaaaaaaaatatCACTAGTCAATATCAATAAATTCGCATGCATCTTGTCAAAAAAATGTTCTTATGCAGTGAATCAAATTATACTTTTTCAATGGCATTTGGCAAGAAGCATGATTCTCAACTCAACCATTTCAAGACCATGCGTTTCACCTAATTCACCCCTAACTATATATTAACTTATAAAATTAACATAAACATATAGATTTGTCAACTAACATCATTTTTTTTATTCAAGTACGAACATGGTTGAAATGATAAGAATCTTTTCAAACATCCAAAGTTTGGTAAAATTTTGTTTCAAATTAATAAGTTCGAATTAAATCCGGAACATGTAACAATGTCATTcaatttataaaataaaaaaaactaacaatattttttattttataaattaaaattaaaaaaaattaacattCAAAAATTATATCCACACAAAAAATACATAAAGCAAAAATAAAAAATACCTAtttaaatattttctttttatATTATCTTCATTCCTCTTTTTTTCCTTCTCCTTCTATTTATTTGCATAAACCACACTCCTCTCTTGAAATTTTTCATCACTCATTCCATTGtcaaagagagagaaaaaaaacaTGCCTAAGAAGCTTCAAAAAACCCTTCAAGATTACCTCAACAAACTCAAAAACAAAAACCCTCACCCTCAAATTAAGTTAACCAAAATGCTCTCTGGCTGCAAACACCCTAAAACGCCGTCGTTTTCACTAGAAAACGGCAGAAACTTATCATCCAACGCCGttaacaacaacaccaacaaAATCGACGACGCAGCAACTCTAGCTGACGTCGACCGTTTTCTCTTTGAGAATTTCAAGTCTCTCTATTTCAAGGACGAAGACGAAACGGAAAACACCGTCAAAACAATCTCCGGCGGAAAAAACAACCATGAACCATCGAAAACCACTTCCTTCATGCTCGAATCACCGCGATTCGATGCATCACCACCACCGGATCTTTCCCGATCAGCACGATTCTTCGTGAAAGCGGAAAACTCAAGATCCTTGATGGAAGATGCTCTATCGCTAACAAACAGCGATGATGGTGATTCGAGTAATTCGAACTCATCCTCAACAGAATCGCCTTCGAAAGAGGTAGTTGTAGTTCATGAAGATCATAACCAAACTCTTCCTGAAAAGTGCATTGCTCTGTTATCGTATTCGCCTAATCCTTACGATGAATTCCGGCGATCGATGCAAGAATTGGTGGAATCGAAGTACGGTAAAACCGAAATCACTGAAATGAAAATTGATTGGGATTTCATGGAGGAGATTTTGTTCTGTTACCTGAATCTGAATGAGAAAAAGTCTCATAAGTTTATTCTGAGTGCTTTTGTTGATCTCATCACTGTTATGCGTCAGAATTCGGAAGCAGCTCCGGCGAAGCCGTGTAGCGTGAGAACCGTTAGGATTGGTAGAGAAGTGAGGAAGAAGAAGACTAAGCAAGTAACCATTGAATTTGGGTCTTAGAAacttcttcttcattttctttttctttttttttctttttttttattttaattttcatgAAATAAAATATAGATTAAAATAAATATGAGGGAAACCCGGAAAAGGGACTTTTCTTCCCAGATAGAACATTCCTGAATATTTGAGTCTTGTTATGTAATGATCGAATGGTAGTTTTTGTTATTATGCATAAAACTCATGCTTCAAAAGCGtgataatttttattttcgtaaACTAAATTGTGTACTCgtatttttcttttctttttttatttgAAATACGCAGGCTTAACTGTATTACCGCACCTAACTGCTTATCTCTTAGGTTGCCGTGTCATAGAGTTTGGATATGGAAATTAAGTACATATAAGTAATTCCAGAGTGTCCCATTTTGATTAATTGTACAATAACTCAGAATAAATGGTAGCTTCATTTATGCATACAATGTATTTCGGTTGTGCTTGactttttttaataatttatgTATTTTCCTCCAATTTTATAAATGTTTATTAAAGAAGATGTTCGAATATTAGCATTGCGCAATACCATCATTTAGATACTTTAATATATCACGAATTAACTTTCTCTCTTATTCAATCTAAGGTTTGAAATACTAGAGCAAGACCTTCGCATATCTCATTTTTGTGAACAGAACAACCATTACTTCAAAGTCTATCAATTTCAACCCTTACTCATTTGATTTTACTTTATTAATCAAATTTGGACATTACTTACATTATCTTGTGACATTGGATGAACAATCGGCGATGATAATGTCTCCCCTTCCTCTCCTTATTTATGGTTAGTAATATACATTCTTTGCCTTTTTAGTAAGATGTTCATTTATTTTCATTGCATTTATTCCTTCTAAAGTTGTTTGTTTATTTTGGGATTATGTTACCTTTTGGGAGTTGTTTGCGTGTTCTTTGGTCTGCATGCTTCCAAAAATTACTATTCAGAGACCCCATCCCAATGTTAATTTTTGGATGTAACTAGATTTCATGGCAGCAAGTTAATATTTGCAGACACTTCTATATTTTGTATACTTTGTATATTTTGACATATCATATTATGCAACTGGTTGTGATTAAAAAGTGTACTTATGTTGTTTTGATGTGTCCTTATTTGTAGGACTTTTTGTGAAATATTTATGGCAATGTCTCTATTGGTGTATGATATTGTCTCTTGTCTTGAGTGTTTAAAGAAAAAATAGATGATGATCAACCATGGTTGATTATTGCAACATGCATTAGTACGTAGAGATAAAGATAAATCTTATAGTGTCAAGAGTACCATGTCTTAAGTACACAATAAAATTCTAGACGGTCTCATTTTGATTAATTGTATGATAACTAATAATAAATGATGACTTTATTTATGCATATAATATACTCGGTTGTGTTTTACTTTTTAGAAATGTCATAAATTAAGAATGATAATCAATTCGATCAATATAATAAAAAAACTTTTAAATATAATCCAGACTAATATGGTATCAATGATCTCGGTCCAGTAAGTTGCAGTCATGCGGGATGCAAGGGAGTTCTTAAATGGGACTTAGCGAGTTATATCAAGTGTTTCGACACATGGGCGACTTTGCAACTCTTATAAGCATGTCACTGCGTTTAACATGTAAATGAAAATCATAAGTGTGATTGACTCACTTAAATGAAAGGTCTTATCCAGAACCTTAAAGGAGATGGTCTTGCATCACAGTATGAATCTTCTTATAGTCTTTATAACCATTATCAAGACATGCATATGAAACTAATACACCGGTTCTTAACCAATAAACACTACAATGTGTCCACCACAAGTCTCTCCAATGTGTGTTAGGGACACTTTGAGCCATTGTGTGAGTATGTAATATGTTTCGATGAAGCCACTATCAAGATGGTAAGCCCTAACCATAAGATGTATGTGGGAGCTTTCCAAAATGAGTTGAAAGTCGAAAATTTTCAACAAGTCCCTCACCCAAAAATCCACAAACTCATTGGAGGAGATAATGGCGATAATAGAGTGTTGTGTGAATGGAATAGAGAACAATGGAGATAAAATAGCCATGGATGCAAAGGAAATGAGCAACAATGGTGAATTAGATTCCTTCGGTCAATGTAATGACAATTATCTCTAGCCAATTAGTGATTGTGGGACTTTTAAACCTCCGTTTACGAGGCATGTGGAAAACTACATGCCTTTGAACACATGTCAAGAACAAATATGATGAGAGGTTTATCACATGAGAGCCATTTTCGAACCCTAAACCCTAAGATGACATGCTATAGGAAACGAACCAATCAAATGGTGTAAATACCACAATGTGAAATCTCACCATATATATGATTTCCACTAGCTGAAGAAGGAGATATAACACCATATTAAAGAAGGATGTCCTAAGAAATAAATTTAGAGCGCATCGACTAGCTTTGGAGAAAGATCTCAATATTCTAGGTGAGAAAGACCTAGAAGCCCCTAATCTATAAGAGATAAAGGaaaaaaaagaaatgaatgaaTGAGAAACTTTTATTCACATTCTCAACATCATAGCTGAAGGATTTTCTAGAGGGGGAAAGTCGATCTCCTCGTGCAAAAGATATGTTGGTCAAGTTAGGGGTGTGCAATAATATGGTTAATCAAACTATATTACTAAATTGAATTGcattgcaccataaaataacTGAACCACTTGAATGGTTAATGAACTGAACCATTTAAATCAAACAATTCAAATTCAGTTTAAAACCGATTCATAACcagttttttttataaatttttttaattatataaatagtttttttatcaaaagaagaagaagaattattgagaatgaaaaaaaaaatgaaaattaaaaaatatttataatt containing:
- the LOC127087502 gene encoding transcription repressor OFP14 codes for the protein MPKKLQKTLQDYLNKLKNKNPHPQIKLTKMLSGCKHPKTPSFSLENGRNLSSNAVNNNTNKIDDAATLADVDRFLFENFKSLYFKDEDETENTVKTISGGKNNHEPSKTTSFMLESPRFDASPPPDLSRSARFFVKAENSRSLMEDALSLTNSDDGDSSNSNSSSTESPSKEVVVVHEDHNQTLPEKCIALLSYSPNPYDEFRRSMQELVESKYGKTEITEMKIDWDFMEEILFCYLNLNEKKSHKFILSAFVDLITVMRQNSEAAPAKPCSVRTVRIGREVRKKKTKQVTIEFGS